In the Octadecabacter sp. SW4 genome, one interval contains:
- the dusB gene encoding tRNA dihydrouridine synthase DusB produces MALAPAIALAPLAGITDLPFRQLVAGFGAGWVVSEMVASQEMVQAKPGVRERAELGFDQANTAVQLAGREARWMAEAARVVQGNGARMIDINMGCPAKKVTNGYSGSALLRDLDHALTLIEAVVAAVDIPVTLKTRLGWDDDLLNAPDLARRAENAGIRLITIHGRTRCQFYKGAADWAAIRAVVDAVDIPVIANGDILNADGAQAALDQSGAQGVMIGRGAQGQPWALAQVAHALCGTPAPDIPQGQARVDMVAGHYDAMLSFYGAPLGSKVARKHLGWYMDGAGTPQALRKRVLTGTDPREVQTMLRDAVAA; encoded by the coding sequence ATGGCGCTGGCCCCTGCGATTGCGCTTGCGCCCCTTGCAGGCATAACCGACCTGCCGTTTCGCCAGTTGGTTGCCGGGTTTGGCGCAGGCTGGGTCGTCAGCGAAATGGTCGCCTCGCAGGAAATGGTGCAGGCCAAGCCCGGCGTGCGTGAACGCGCCGAGCTGGGATTTGATCAGGCCAACACGGCCGTGCAACTGGCCGGGCGCGAGGCCCGTTGGATGGCCGAGGCCGCCCGCGTGGTCCAGGGCAACGGTGCGCGGATGATCGACATCAACATGGGCTGCCCGGCCAAAAAAGTCACCAACGGCTATTCGGGGTCGGCGCTGCTGCGCGATCTGGATCATGCGCTGACCCTGATCGAGGCGGTGGTCGCGGCGGTCGACATCCCCGTGACCTTGAAAACCCGCCTTGGCTGGGACGACGATCTGCTGAATGCGCCCGATTTGGCCCGCCGCGCCGAAAATGCGGGCATCCGGTTGATCACGATCCACGGGCGCACCCGATGCCAGTTTTATAAAGGCGCGGCGGATTGGGCGGCGATCCGTGCGGTTGTCGATGCGGTCGATATTCCGGTGATCGCCAATGGTGATATTCTGAACGCCGACGGTGCGCAGGCGGCACTTGATCAATCGGGCGCGCAGGGCGTGATGATCGGGCGGGGGGCGCAGGGGCAGCCCTGGGCGCTGGCGCAGGTGGCACATGCGCTTTGCGGCACACCTGCGCCCGACATACCGCAGGGTCAGGCGCGCGTTGATATGGTCGCGGGGCATTACGACGCGATGCTGTCGTTTTACGGCGCGCCGCTGGGCAGCAAGGTCGCGCGCAAGCATCTGGGCTGGTATATGGATGGGGCTGGGACGCCGCAGGCTTTGCGCAAGCGCGTCCTGACCGGCACCGACCCGCGCGAGGTGCAGACCATGCTGCGCGATGCGGTGGCGGCATGA
- a CDS encoding ammonium transporter: MNGADTAWIIVATALVLFMTLPGLALFYGGLVRARNVLSVFMHCYAIACLMSVLWLVAGYSIAFGSDTSGIWGGLGKMFLNGIDADTLAGTLPEVLFFAFQMTFAIITPALIVGAYVERIGFGFVLLFSALWMLLVYAPIVHWIWGGGFLSDGGIFGDVGVKDFAGGIVVHETAGLAALVLAIFLGPRRHQTTPPHNPGMVMIGAAMLWVGWFGFNGGSQLAADGGAAMAITVTHLSAAAASLSWALWEKIKFGRASLVGLVTGTIAGLASITPASGFVGPVEALVIGAVAGVLCQEAVTLIRITLKIDDTLDVFAVHGVGGVFGSIMIAVFGLGSWAAQLGGLAIVGGYTIVVTIALVFIVKAITPLRADIEAETNGLDLSVHGERAYDMNS, translated from the coding sequence ATGAACGGAGCGGATACCGCATGGATCATCGTCGCAACGGCGCTGGTTCTTTTCATGACATTGCCGGGACTGGCGCTGTTTTACGGCGGGCTTGTGCGCGCGCGCAACGTGCTGAGCGTCTTTATGCATTGCTATGCCATCGCCTGCCTGATGTCGGTGCTGTGGCTGGTTGCGGGCTATTCGATTGCCTTTGGCAGCGACACCAGCGGCATCTGGGGCGGTCTGGGCAAGATGTTCCTGAACGGCATTGACGCGGACACGCTGGCAGGCACCCTGCCCGAAGTGCTGTTCTTTGCCTTTCAGATGACATTCGCGATCATCACCCCCGCACTGATTGTCGGGGCCTATGTCGAACGGATCGGCTTTGGCTTTGTGCTGCTGTTTTCCGCGCTCTGGATGCTTTTGGTCTATGCGCCCATCGTGCATTGGATCTGGGGCGGCGGTTTTCTGTCCGATGGCGGGATTTTTGGCGATGTCGGTGTCAAGGATTTCGCGGGCGGGATTGTTGTCCATGAAACGGCCGGGCTGGCCGCGCTTGTCCTTGCGATTTTCCTCGGGCCGCGGCGTCACCAGACCACGCCCCCCCATAACCCGGGTATGGTGATGATCGGCGCGGCGATGCTTTGGGTCGGCTGGTTCGGCTTTAACGGCGGCTCGCAACTGGCGGCGGACGGCGGCGCGGCGATGGCAATCACCGTGACACATCTGTCGGCGGCTGCGGCCTCGCTGTCATGGGCGCTTTGGGAAAAGATCAAATTCGGGCGCGCCTCGCTCGTGGGGCTGGTGACGGGCACGATTGCAGGCCTTGCCAGCATCACACCGGCATCGGGTTTCGTTGGTCCCGTCGAGGCGCTGGTCATCGGCGCGGTCGCGGGCGTGTTGTGCCAGGAGGCGGTGACCCTGATCCGCATCACCCTCAAGATCGACGACACGCTTGACGTGTTCGCGGTGCACGGCGTGGGCGGCGTTTTCGGGTCGATCATGATCGCCGTGTTCGGCCTTGGATCATGGGCGGCGCAGCTGGGCGGGCTTGCGATTGTCGGGGGCTATACGATTGTCGTGACCATCGCGCTGGTATTCATCGTCAAGGCGATCACGCCCCTGCGCGCCGATATCGAAGCCGAAACAAACGGGCTTGACCTGTCGGTGCATGGCGAACGCGCCTATGACATGAACAGCTGA
- a CDS encoding response regulator produces MDGTVLVADDDRTIRTVLTQALTRAGCKVHATSSLVTLMRWVEEGKGDLVISDVVMPDGNGLEQLPKISAARPGLPVIVISAQNNIMTAIQAAEAEAYDYLPKPFDLPDLMKRSARALEVKRRVTPARTDVQTDHDELPLVGRTPAMQALYRLVARVMNTALPVLITGESGTGKSLIARAVHDFSDRRSLPFVVASAVDLQGMDGPSTLLARAKGGTLVFDEIADLPDDAQARIVRMLDALGDHAPRIMATSQVDLTARMEDGAFREDLFYRIGGVTITVPSLRERVDDIPLLAEHFLLRAERDGGSLRRLAPGAVDLARNYSWPGNVRQLENAIRRLVATATEDEITLGEIEAVLGNQPAMEPLRGAAGEGDKLSASVAKHLRRYFDLHGGALPPPGLYQRILREVEAPMIEIALDATGGNQAKCADLLGINRNTLRKKITELDMSVTRRRKLM; encoded by the coding sequence ATGGACGGAACCGTTCTTGTAGCTGACGATGATCGCACGATCCGCACGGTGCTGACGCAGGCGCTGACGCGGGCGGGGTGCAAGGTCCATGCCACATCGTCGCTGGTGACGCTGATGCGCTGGGTCGAGGAGGGCAAAGGCGATCTGGTGATTTCAGATGTTGTCATGCCAGACGGGAACGGGCTCGAACAGCTGCCAAAGATCAGCGCCGCGCGTCCGGGCCTGCCGGTGATCGTCATCTCGGCGCAAAACAACATCATGACGGCAATTCAGGCCGCCGAGGCCGAGGCTTATGATTATCTTCCCAAACCCTTTGACCTGCCCGATCTGATGAAACGCTCGGCGCGCGCGCTTGAGGTCAAGCGCCGTGTCACGCCCGCGCGCACCGATGTGCAAACCGATCACGATGAATTGCCGCTGGTCGGGCGCACACCGGCGATGCAGGCGCTGTATCGGTTGGTGGCGCGGGTGATGAACACGGCCCTGCCGGTGCTGATCACCGGCGAAAGCGGAACCGGCAAAAGCCTGATCGCCCGCGCGGTGCACGATTTCTCTGATCGGCGGTCTTTGCCGTTCGTGGTGGCAAGTGCGGTCGATTTGCAGGGGATGGATGGCCCGTCCACGTTGCTGGCGCGCGCCAAGGGCGGCACGCTGGTGTTTGACGAAATCGCCGATCTGCCAGATGACGCGCAGGCGCGGATCGTGCGCATGTTGGATGCCTTGGGCGATCATGCGCCCCGTATCATGGCCACCTCGCAGGTCGATTTGACGGCGCGCATGGAGGACGGCGCGTTTCGCGAGGATCTGTTCTATCGGATTGGTGGCGTGACCATCACCGTGCCGTCGTTGCGCGAAAGGGTCGATGACATCCCGCTTCTGGCCGAGCATTTTCTGCTGCGCGCCGAACGCGATGGCGGATCGCTGCGTCGCCTTGCGCCCGGCGCTGTCGATCTGGCGCGCAACTACAGCTGGCCCGGTAACGTGCGGCAGTTGGAAAACGCGATTCGCCGCCTTGTCGCCACCGCAACCGAAGATGAAATCACACTGGGCGAAATCGAGGCTGTGCTGGGCAATCAACCGGCAATGGAACCGCTGCGCGGCGCGGCGGGCGAGGGCGACAAACTGTCGGCCAGTGTCGCCAAACACCTGCGCCGCTATTTTGATCTGCATGGCGGTGCTTTGCCGCCACCGGGCCTTTATCAGCGGATTCTACGCGAGGTCGAAGCCCCGATGATCGAAATCGCGCTGGACGCGACGGGTGGAAATCAGGCGAAATGCGCTGATCTTCTTGGGATAAATCGCAATACCTTGCGAAAGAAGATCACCGAACTCGATATGAGCGTGACACGGCGCCGTAAGTTGATGTAA
- a CDS encoding nitrogen regulation protein NR(II), whose product MKIDAPLWYSLPVPTLLLSPDDMISDSNPAAENFLNLSSKSLLGALVWDKVMIDAPLEDAYARARDRGTMLSVNDVDVGSGERAPMHCNIQFAPLQGSDGFMLMMISPREIADRITQHAQSTKAAKSAIGMAEMLAHEIKNPLAGITGAAQLLSMNLSSEDQELTDLIVEESRRVVKLLEQVEQFGNLRPPLLQSVNIHDVLDRARQSAAVGFGAHMLLVEDYDPSLPHTLADGDQLLQVLLNLLKNASQACKDGGVIRLHSYYEPSLRVRRADGTIARLPLQIEIIDDGPGLPPDLAPHIFEPFVSGRENGTGLGLALVSKLISDVGGWIGVESTPGRTVFRISLPVAPKDAPYQSGED is encoded by the coding sequence ATGAAGATTGATGCGCCCCTTTGGTATTCGCTGCCCGTGCCGACGCTGCTGCTGTCACCTGATGACATGATCAGCGACAGCAATCCGGCGGCCGAAAATTTCCTGAACCTGTCGTCCAAATCCCTGCTGGGTGCGCTGGTTTGGGACAAGGTGATGATCGATGCCCCGCTGGAAGACGCCTATGCGCGTGCGCGTGATCGCGGCACCATGCTATCGGTCAATGATGTGGATGTGGGCAGCGGCGAGCGCGCGCCGATGCATTGCAACATCCAGTTCGCGCCCTTGCAAGGCAGCGACGGGTTCATGCTGATGATGATCTCGCCGCGCGAAATTGCCGACAGGATCACCCAGCACGCGCAATCCACCAAGGCGGCGAAATCGGCGATCGGGATGGCCGAAATGCTGGCCCATGAAATCAAGAACCCGTTGGCAGGGATCACTGGGGCGGCGCAACTTCTGTCGATGAATTTGAGCAGTGAAGATCAGGAATTGACCGATCTGATCGTCGAGGAATCGCGCCGTGTGGTGAAACTGCTGGAACAGGTCGAACAGTTTGGCAACCTGCGCCCACCCTTGCTGCAATCGGTCAATATCCACGATGTGCTGGACCGCGCGCGCCAGTCTGCGGCCGTGGGCTTTGGCGCGCATATGCTGCTGGTCGAGGATTACGACCCGTCACTGCCCCATACCCTCGCGGACGGCGACCAACTGTTGCAGGTGCTGCTGAACCTGCTGAAAAATGCATCCCAGGCCTGCAAGGACGGCGGCGTCATCCGTCTGCACAGCTATTACGAACCCTCGCTGCGGGTGCGGCGCGCCGATGGCACGATTGCCCGTCTGCCGCTGCAAATCGAAATCATTGACGACGGGCCGGGCCTGCCGCCCGATCTGGCCCCGCACATCTTTGAACCCTTCGTGTCGGGGCGCGAAAACGGCACCGGCCTGGGCCTTGCACTGGTGTCGAAACTGATTTCCGACGTCGGCGGCTGGATCGGCGTTGAATCCACGCCCGGGCGCACGGTCTTTCGTATCTCGCTGCCTGTAGCCCCCAAAGACGCCCCTTACCAATCCGGAGAAGACTGA
- a CDS encoding phosphatidylglycerophosphatase A, with protein sequence MKDKWAHLTATVFYVGHLRPAPGTWGSLVALPMAWAIYMVGGFWLFALAIPAAYIKGYYATRWMTAGKDNHDPSEIVIDEVVGQWIALLPVIYGIQVTGAAPLSLWPGWLVAFALFRWFDITKPGFVGWADRKDNATGVMLDDVIAGIFAAIGVVALASLYHQFLL encoded by the coding sequence ATGAAAGATAAGTGGGCGCATCTTACGGCGACCGTGTTTTATGTCGGCCACCTGCGGCCCGCGCCGGGCACCTGGGGGTCGCTGGTGGCCCTGCCGATGGCTTGGGCAATCTATATGGTCGGTGGGTTCTGGTTATTCGCGCTGGCGATCCCCGCCGCCTATATCAAGGGCTACTATGCGACCAGATGGATGACTGCGGGCAAGGACAATCACGACCCGTCAGAGATTGTCATCGACGAGGTCGTCGGCCAGTGGATCGCCCTGCTGCCGGTGATCTATGGTATTCAGGTGACGGGCGCCGCCCCGCTCAGCCTCTGGCCCGGGTGGCTTGTCGCGTTTGCGCTGTTTCGCTGGTTCGACATCACCAAACCGGGGTTTGTCGGCTGGGCCGATCGCAAGGACAACGCAACCGGCGTGATGCTGGATGATGTGATCGCAGGGATTTTCGCGGCGATTGGCGTGGTGGCGCTGGCCTCGCTGTATCATCAGTTTTTGCTATGA
- a CDS encoding sigma-54 dependent transcriptional regulator produces MGDILITDDERDIRELISDILEDEGFSTRLAGNSDQCMAEIAKESPALMILDIWLKDSQMDGIDILKAVKRDHPDIPIVIISGHGNIEIAVAAIKQGAYDFIEKPFNIDQLMVVIRRAMETSRLRRENLQLKRGDSAGADMLGDSAAFRTLKSQLDKVTKSNGRVMLTGPAGAGKEIAARYIHANSNRAAAPFVTVSSASIEPDRMEDVLFGRESPERGVEKGLLEEGNGGVVYFDEVADMPLGTQSKILRVLVDQQFQRVGGTGKVQVDLRVISSTNKDLAAEIEAGTFRQELYHRLNVVPIHVPSLEERREDIPMLAEHFIGVFNKVQGLPLRKLADDARALLQTMLWPGNVRQLKNVVERVLILGENTDEITAKELPSNEEPSSGEDRVLLSGGLATLPLREARELFEREYLLTQINRFGGNISRTASFVGMERSALHRKLKSLGVVTSNKAGARVAHIEPVAEDASD; encoded by the coding sequence ATGGGCGATATCCTGATTACCGACGACGAACGCGATATCCGCGAGCTGATCTCGGATATTCTCGAGGACGAGGGGTTCAGCACACGGCTGGCAGGCAATTCCGATCAATGCATGGCGGAAATCGCCAAGGAATCACCGGCGCTGATGATCCTTGATATCTGGCTCAAGGACAGCCAGATGGACGGGATCGATATCCTCAAGGCCGTGAAACGGGACCACCCCGACATACCGATTGTGATCATTTCCGGCCACGGTAATATCGAAATTGCCGTCGCGGCGATCAAGCAGGGCGCGTATGATTTCATCGAAAAACCCTTTAATATCGACCAGTTGATGGTTGTCATTCGTCGGGCGATGGAAACATCGCGGCTGCGGCGCGAGAACCTGCAACTCAAACGCGGTGACAGCGCGGGGGCGGACATGCTGGGCGACAGTGCCGCGTTCCGCACCCTGAAATCGCAGCTCGACAAGGTTACGAAATCCAACGGGCGGGTGATGTTGACCGGGCCTGCGGGCGCGGGCAAGGAAATCGCCGCGCGCTACATTCACGCCAATTCAAACCGCGCGGCGGCCCCGTTCGTGACGGTCAGTTCGGCCTCGATTGAACCGGACCGGATGGAGGACGTGCTGTTTGGGCGCGAAAGCCCCGAACGCGGCGTTGAAAAGGGTCTGCTTGAGGAAGGGAATGGCGGCGTCGTCTATTTTGACGAGGTCGCGGATATGCCGCTTGGCACCCAGTCGAAAATTCTGCGGGTGCTGGTGGATCAACAGTTTCAACGGGTGGGCGGCACTGGCAAGGTGCAGGTCGATCTTCGGGTTATTTCAAGCACGAACAAGGACTTGGCAGCCGAAATTGAAGCGGGAACCTTCCGTCAGGAATTGTATCATCGCCTGAATGTCGTGCCGATCCATGTGCCCAGTCTGGAAGAACGGCGCGAGGATATCCCGATGCTGGCCGAGCATTTCATCGGCGTGTTCAACAAGGTGCAGGGCTTGCCGCTGCGCAAGCTGGCCGATGATGCACGCGCGCTATTGCAGACGATGCTGTGGCCCGGCAATGTCCGCCAGCTGAAGAACGTCGTGGAACGTGTTTTAATCCTTGGAGAAAACACTGACGAGATTACCGCCAAGGAGCTGCCTTCTAATGAGGAACCCAGCAGTGGCGAGGACCGGGTGCTGCTATCAGGTGGCCTTGCGACGCTGCCTCTGCGTGAGGCCCGCGAGCTGTTTGAACGTGAATACCTGCTCACCCAGATCAACCGCTTTGGTGGCAACATCAGCCGCACCGCCAGCTTTGTCGGGATGGAGCGCAGCGCGCTGCACCGCAAGCTGAAATCGCTGGGGGTGGTAACCTCGAACAAGGCTGGCGCAAGAGTGGCCCACATCGAACCGGTAGCCGAGGATGCAAGCGATTGA
- a CDS encoding bifunctional 2-C-methyl-D-erythritol 4-phosphate cytidylyltransferase/2-C-methyl-D-erythritol 2,4-cyclodiphosphate synthase, whose translation MRTTAILVAAGRGSRAGGDQPKQWQDLSGAPVITHTVRAFAGQVDDIILVLHADDLHRATDMGLPAVAGGATRDASVRAGLEALADDPPDYVLIHDAARPLVGADLIARVIAALDSHTGAAPALPVTDALWTGADHLVTGTQDRSGLFRAQTPQGFHYHAILSAHRAYDGTAADDVEVARAAGLDVAIVAGADDNLKITHAADFARAAKLMGQTMDMRTGNGFDVHRFGPGDHVMLCGVAIPHARGLQGHSDADVGLHTITDAIYGALARGDIGQHFPPTDPQWKGVESHVFLRHAVELAGEMGFAITHIDCTLICEFPKIGPHAATMRARVADITGLDLDRISIKATTSERLGFTGRGEGIAAMATATLVKS comes from the coding sequence ATGCGCACCACCGCCATACTTGTCGCCGCGGGCCGTGGCAGCCGCGCGGGCGGTGACCAGCCAAAACAATGGCAGGATCTCAGCGGCGCGCCGGTGATCACGCACACGGTGCGCGCCTTTGCAGGCCAGGTCGATGATATCATCCTGGTGCTACATGCGGATGATCTGCACCGCGCCACCGATATGGGCCTGCCCGCCGTGGCCGGTGGTGCCACCCGCGATGCATCGGTGCGCGCGGGGCTGGAGGCACTGGCCGATGATCCGCCCGACTATGTGTTGATCCATGACGCCGCGCGCCCGCTGGTCGGTGCTGACCTGATCGCCCGCGTGATCGCCGCGCTGGACAGTCACACAGGGGCCGCCCCCGCCCTGCCCGTCACGGATGCGCTTTGGACGGGCGCGGATCATCTGGTCACGGGCACGCAAGACCGCAGCGGGCTTTTTCGTGCGCAAACGCCGCAGGGGTTTCATTATCATGCGATCCTGTCAGCCCATCGCGCCTATGATGGCACGGCGGCAGATGATGTCGAAGTGGCGCGCGCTGCGGGTTTGGATGTTGCCATTGTTGCGGGCGCGGACGACAACCTGAAAATCACCCACGCCGCCGATTTCGCGCGCGCCGCAAAGCTGATGGGACAGACGATGGATATGCGCACCGGCAACGGTTTTGACGTGCACCGCTTTGGGCCGGGCGATCATGTGATGCTTTGCGGTGTGGCGATCCCGCACGCGCGCGGATTGCAGGGCCATTCGGACGCCGATGTCGGCCTGCACACCATCACAGACGCGATTTACGGTGCCTTGGCGCGCGGCGATATCGGCCAGCATTTCCCGCCAACCGATCCGCAATGGAAGGGCGTTGAAAGCCATGTTTTCCTGCGCCACGCCGTGGAACTGGCGGGCGAGATGGGCTTTGCCATCACCCATATCGACTGCACGCTGATCTGCGAATTTCCCAAAATCGGCCCCCACGCCGCCACCATGCGTGCACGGGTGGCTGACATTACGGGGCTTGACCTTGACCGGATCAGCATCAAGGCAACGACATCAGAACGCCTGGGCTTCACCGGGCGCGGCGAAGGGATTGCGGCAATGGCCACAGCAACATTGGTGAAATCATGA
- a CDS encoding CinA family protein — protein sequence MTVAALLDAARAKGLMIATAESCTGGLVSAAMTEIAGSSDVFECGFITYSNAAKTQMLRVDPATIAAFGAVSEEVALQMARGARQHSRADIAVSITGIAGPGGSDHKPEGRVCFGLATGDETSAHTIDFGPLGRAHVRRAAVNHAISILQQAVDSSLPNRAPDAGQSA from the coding sequence ATGACCGTCGCCGCCCTTCTGGACGCCGCCCGCGCCAAGGGGCTGATGATCGCCACCGCCGAAAGCTGCACCGGCGGGCTGGTCTCCGCCGCGATGACTGAAATCGCAGGAAGTTCAGACGTGTTCGAATGCGGCTTCATCACCTATTCAAACGCCGCCAAGACGCAGATGCTAAGGGTCGATCCGGCCACGATTGCCGCCTTTGGCGCTGTCAGCGAAGAAGTCGCGCTGCAAATGGCGCGCGGTGCACGTCAGCACTCGCGGGCCGATATTGCGGTGTCGATCACCGGAATCGCCGGCCCCGGCGGATCGGATCACAAACCCGAAGGCCGGGTCTGTTTCGGGCTGGCCACAGGCGATGAAACCTCGGCCCATACCATCGATTTTGGGCCTCTGGGGCGCGCGCATGTCCGCCGCGCCGCCGTCAACCATGCCATTTCCATTTTGCAGCAGGCTGTCGATTCAAGCCTGCCCAATCGCGCGCCAGACGCCGGTCAGTCTGCCTAA
- a CDS encoding PAS domain-containing sensor histidine kinase, with amino-acid sequence MKPVQNATTLGLVLLGPILAGLTITILGPLDQTATAPSLRLILLADLVYILVIAALVLQRVIGLIMARRARSAGSRLHLRLTGVFALLALIPTVLVAVFAVLSINVGLEGWFSERVRNVVGNSLSAAEAYEEEHRKELRRDGLGLAGFLNTERAKTFFMSDGEVRQVLGAVQPQIERTLAEVFVIDGAGEIKARGARSYEFGFEQPSAEQIGQARADGVVIIEDWDNNEFRALIPLDAFVDRYLFVTRQVDGSVLSLLDETQETVALYEQLESDRGRLLFEFGLIYLGFAVILILAAIWLGIWFAERLSRPIGRLVGASQRVGGGDLNVRVPEEQGDDEIAQLGRYFNQMTTQLKGQREELLDNTRQIERRRRLFDSVLSSVSSGVVGLDADGTVAFVNRSGGRLLDMAQDQGDVAISVAVPEFAPLFDQMRASGRDAVQDQVNLVRGGQQESLLVRMAPRRRDDGTLEGYVVAFDDVTDLVSAQRMAAWGDVARRIAHEIKNPLTPIQLSAERIKRKFAAQVGDDHEVLEQMTDVIIRQTNDLRRIVDEFSKFARMPEPERMTHDLTALVRDAVVLQQSGQPDVNITADLPDRPVMADLDSTMISQALTNLIKNAGEATETMQENGAPDGYEPQVRVAMDVTPGGAHITISDNGVGLPEDRARLFEPYVTTREKGTGLGLPIVKKIIEEHGGTLQLQDAEAFDTTHHRGAMAVIDLPVLTAAALPHQETA; translated from the coding sequence ATGAAGCCTGTGCAAAATGCAACGACCTTGGGGTTGGTGCTGCTTGGGCCAATCCTTGCGGGGCTGACGATCACGATTTTGGGGCCGCTGGACCAGACCGCGACGGCCCCGTCCCTGCGCCTGATCCTGCTGGCCGATCTGGTTTATATTCTGGTCATTGCGGCGCTCGTCTTGCAGCGGGTGATCGGGCTGATCATGGCACGGCGCGCGCGTTCGGCCGGATCGCGATTGCATTTGCGCCTGACGGGGGTGTTTGCGCTGCTGGCGCTGATCCCCACGGTTCTGGTCGCTGTCTTTGCGGTGCTGTCGATCAACGTGGGCCTTGAAGGCTGGTTCAGTGAACGGGTGCGCAATGTGGTTGGCAATTCCCTGTCCGCCGCCGAAGCCTATGAAGAAGAACACCGCAAGGAGTTGCGCCGCGATGGCTTGGGCCTTGCGGGGTTCCTCAATACCGAACGGGCCAAGACATTTTTCATGAGTGACGGCGAAGTGCGGCAGGTGCTGGGCGCTGTTCAGCCGCAGATCGAACGCACGCTGGCCGAGGTGTTCGTGATTGACGGCGCGGGCGAAATCAAGGCGCGCGGCGCGCGGTCGTATGAATTTGGCTTTGAGCAGCCCAGTGCCGAACAGATTGGGCAGGCCCGGGCGGACGGTGTCGTGATCATCGAGGATTGGGACAATAACGAATTTCGGGCGCTGATCCCGCTTGACGCCTTTGTGGACCGCTATCTGTTCGTCACCCGTCAGGTCGATGGATCGGTGCTGTCGCTGCTTGATGAAACGCAGGAAACCGTGGCGCTTTATGAGCAGCTGGAATCGGATCGTGGGCGGCTTTTGTTCGAATTTGGCCTGATATACCTGGGCTTTGCGGTGATCCTGATCCTTGCGGCGATCTGGCTGGGGATCTGGTTTGCCGAACGTCTGTCGCGCCCGATTGGTCGCCTTGTGGGCGCGTCACAGCGGGTTGGCGGCGGTGATTTGAACGTGCGCGTTCCCGAAGAACAGGGCGATGATGAAATCGCGCAACTGGGCCGCTATTTCAACCAGATGACAACGCAGCTCAAGGGGCAGCGCGAGGAATTACTGGATAACACCCGCCAGATCGAACGCCGCCGCCGGTTGTTCGATTCCGTGCTGTCGTCGGTGTCCTCGGGTGTTGTGGGGCTTGATGCTGATGGCACGGTGGCCTTTGTGAACCGCTCGGGCGGGCGGCTATTGGACATGGCGCAGGATCAGGGCGATGTCGCGATTTCCGTCGCCGTGCCGGAATTCGCGCCGCTGTTTGATCAAATGCGCGCAAGCGGGCGCGATGCGGTGCAGGATCAGGTCAATCTGGTGCGTGGCGGGCAACAGGAAAGCCTGCTGGTGCGCATGGCCCCACGGCGCCGCGATGATGGCACGCTTGAAGGTTATGTTGTCGCCTTTGATGACGTGACCGATCTGGTCAGTGCACAACGCATGGCCGCATGGGGCGACGTGGCGCGCCGGATCGCCCACGAGATCAAGAATCCGCTGACGCCGATCCAGCTGAGTGCCGAACGCATCAAGCGCAAGTTCGCGGCACAAGTGGGCGATGACCACGAAGTTCTGGAGCAGATGACAGATGTTATTATCCGTCAAACCAACGACTTGCGGCGCATTGTTGACGAATTTTCCAAATTCGCGCGGATGCCCGAACCCGAACGCATGACCCATGATCTGACCGCGCTGGTGCGCGATGCGGTCGTATTGCAGCAATCGGGCCAGCCCGATGTGAACATCACCGCCGATTTGCCGGATCGTCCGGTGATGGCCGATCTGGACAGCACGATGATCTCTCAGGCGTTGACGAACCTGATTAAGAACGCGGGCGAAGCCACTGAAACAATGCAGGAAAATGGCGCGCCGGATGGCTATGAACCGCAGGTGCGTGTCGCGATGGACGTGACCCCAGGCGGGGCGCATATCACCATCAGCGACAACGGTGTGGGGCTGCCCGAAGACCGCGCGCGCCTGTTCGAACCCTATGTAACGACCCGCGAAAAGGGCACCGGGTTGGGCCTGCCGATCGTGAAAAAGATTATCGAAGAACATGGCGGCACCCTGCAATTGCAGGACGCAGAGGCCTTTGACACAACACATCATCGCGGGGCGATGGCGGTGATCGACCTTCCGGTCCTGACCGCCGCCGCCCTGCCACATCAAGAAACTGCATGA